Part of the Deltaproteobacteria bacterium genome is shown below.
GGGTGCGTCGACGGCGTACACGCTGTAGCTCCACGTGGCGCCGACGGCGATCGGCAGGTATCGCTGCGAGCTGCCGGGCACGCAGTCGCCGGCCGGCCGGTCGTCGCCACCGCACGCGGCGACGACGACTACGAGCATCGAGAGGACGGTTCGCATCGGTTTCCTCCTAGGCCGGCGGCGTCAAACGACCACGTCCAGCGCGGCGGCGCCGGCGCGAACTGCCTCGAACCGCACGACGTGCTTGAGCAACGACACGTTCGCCGGGTACGCGGCGAGCAGTCGGCGTGTGAGCCGCTGCGCGCGCGCGTCGCGCGCCAGCGGCACGATCGACTTGACGACCGTGGACGGCCACAGGTCGGCGACCTCGTCTCGCAACGACCAGGCCGCGTCACTGGCGAGCCCGATCGTCGAGTCGACCGCCTCCTTGACGCGCGCCGCGTA
Proteins encoded:
- a CDS encoding dTMP kinase → GVDDDAAWQWRERYVARALKAVFAGLGGSDDPRAWTLRRAYAARVKEAVDSTIGLASDAAWSLRDEVADLWPSTVVKSIVPLARDARAQRLTRRLLAAYPANVSLLKHVVRFEAVRAGAAALDVVV